TGCTCGTGCAGCCCAAACCGCGTGTCTCGGTGATCTCGCTGGGTGACGAGTTGGTGGACCTGGGAGAAAGTCCCGGTTCGGAGCAGGTCTACGACGTGAACTCCTACGCGCTGGCCGCCGCGGCCAGGGACGCGGGCGCGGAGGTCACGCGAGTGGGGATCGTCGGCTTCGACCCGAAGCGCCTCAGGGAGGTGATCGAGGGCAGGCTGTTGCTGTCCGAGATCGTCGTCATAGCCGGCGGCGCGGGGGGATCCGTGGGAAACCGGGTTCGTTCCTGCCTGGCCGAGCTCGGAGAGCTGGACACCGAGCGGGTGGCGATGCATCCCGGGTCCGCGCAGGGATTCGGCCTGCTGGGCCCCGACCGCGTTCCGACCTTCCTGCTGCCTGCCAACCCCGTGAGCGCGTTCGTGGGCTTCGAGGTGCTCGTGCGTCCGATCATCCGTTCGGCGCTGGGCAAGTCCAATCCGCATCGCCGGGTCATCACGGCCGAACTCGTCTCGCCGGTCTCCTCCACGAAGGGACGACGTGGTTTCGTGCGCGGCAGGTTGCTGCGGGACTCAGAGGGCGGGGATTATCTGGTGCAACCGGTCGGCGGTTCGGAGGAGCACCTGCTGGCTCCGTTGGCCGAGGCCAACTGTCTCATGACGCTCGACGAGGAGGTCGGCGAAGCCACTCCCGGCGAACGTCTCCGGGTCAGTTTCCTGTCCCAACGTTCCTGAACGAGTCACCGCGAGGGCGCGTGTCGCCGGGTCCGCGGTGTTGGTCCGAGTAGCAGTGCTTTGTCCGATGGGAGCGCAGGCAAGCCATGGCGGGACCCGTCCCGAAACCCGAGTCGGCCGAAGGCAGGCATCCGGGTTGGCCCGCCCGCCTCGGGCCGCTGGTCGCCGAAGGGGGCGGGGTGGCCCTGCGTCCGCCGCGGCTGCGGGATGCCACCGACTGGAGCGGGATACGACTGCGGGACAGGGAACACCTGCGCCGCTGGGAGCCCTCGGGGGGTGACTGGCGACAGCGCAACGCGGCCTCGGCGTGGTTCGGCCAGTGGACCGCGTTGCGCGGGATGGCCCGGCGGGGCTGCGTGCTGCCCTTCGTGATCACTCTGGACGGTGTGCTGGTCGGACAGTTGACAGTGGGAAACATCATCCGGGGGGCGCTTCGTTCCGGGTGGGTCGGTTACTGGGTTTCCAGCGCCGCGGCGGGAAACGGCGTGGCCACGGCGGCGCTGGCTCTGGCCGTCGATCACTGCTTCGGCCCCGTCGGGCTGCACAGGTTGGAGGCGACGGTGCGTCCGGAGAACGCCTCGAGCGTTCGCGTGCTGGAGAAGGCGGCTTTTCGACGCGAGGGCCTGT
This genomic stretch from Actinopolyspora halophila DSM 43834 harbors:
- the glp gene encoding gephyrin-like molybdotransferase Glp, which produces MRSVDEQLARILAAAVRPSPVRVAIAEAQGLSCAEEVLAERALPMADQAAVDGYAVRSVDVKHADTEPAVLPVAGDTAAGSRQSRRLQPGQAVHVGTGAPLPTLADAVVPVEDTEWSSDRITVLRSVPSAAFVRREGDDVRQGDVAVRRGTAIGPAQVAMLAAVGRDKVLVQPKPRVSVISLGDELVDLGESPGSEQVYDVNSYALAAAARDAGAEVTRVGIVGFDPKRLREVIEGRLLLSEIVVIAGGAGGSVGNRVRSCLAELGELDTERVAMHPGSAQGFGLLGPDRVPTFLLPANPVSAFVGFEVLVRPIIRSALGKSNPHRRVITAELVSPVSSTKGRRGFVRGRLLRDSEGGDYLVQPVGGSEEHLLAPLAEANCLMTLDEEVGEATPGERLRVSFLSQRS
- a CDS encoding GNAT family N-acetyltransferase; amino-acid sequence: MAGPVPKPESAEGRHPGWPARLGPLVAEGGGVALRPPRLRDATDWSGIRLRDREHLRRWEPSGGDWRQRNAASAWFGQWTALRGMARRGCVLPFVITLDGVLVGQLTVGNIIRGALRSGWVGYWVSSAAAGNGVATAALALAVDHCFGPVGLHRLEATVRPENASSVRVLEKAAFRREGLFERYLDVAGAWRDHLVYALTAEEVPEGLESALIRSGRVRRP